The Pedobacter mucosus genome window below encodes:
- a CDS encoding ROK family protein encodes MKEGNLIVKSSPIALGIDIGGSHITTGIVDIEQKRLIQKSVRREFIDSNSSAESILNGWCNVINESFEGYNIEEKIIGIAIPGPFDYKHGISLIQDQDKFKLLFKLNLKEELAKRLKIPQDNLRFINDAAGFLQGEVFTGAAKGNANVMGLTLGTGLGSAFCTDGKAIDGALWNSSFLDGIAEEYLSTQWFIKRYQQLSGIAIKGVKELVSLVSTDPNATKVFMEFGNNLAKFLIPIIIKHKIETVIIGGNIAQAFAEFSPELTAMLKGNKLNITIKISELKENAALIGAASCWDLAYQHSTC; translated from the coding sequence ATGAAAGAAGGTAATTTAATAGTGAAATCAAGTCCCATTGCATTGGGTATTGATATTGGTGGTTCTCATATCACCACAGGAATAGTAGATATTGAACAGAAACGTTTAATTCAAAAATCAGTTAGAAGAGAATTTATAGATTCTAATAGTTCTGCTGAAAGTATTTTAAATGGTTGGTGCAATGTTATAAACGAATCTTTTGAAGGTTATAATATTGAAGAAAAAATTATTGGTATTGCCATTCCAGGTCCGTTCGATTATAAACATGGAATTTCTTTAATACAAGATCAGGATAAATTTAAGTTACTTTTTAAGTTAAACCTTAAAGAAGAGCTTGCCAAGCGACTAAAAATTCCACAAGATAATTTGCGTTTTATAAATGATGCAGCAGGATTTTTACAGGGAGAGGTTTTTACGGGAGCTGCTAAGGGAAATGCAAATGTAATGGGCTTAACATTAGGCACCGGATTAGGTTCAGCTTTCTGCACAGATGGAAAAGCGATAGATGGAGCGCTTTGGAACTCCAGTTTTCTTGATGGCATTGCTGAAGAATATTTATCTACCCAGTGGTTTATTAAACGATATCAGCAACTTTCTGGTATTGCGATAAAAGGGGTTAAGGAACTTGTTTCCCTTGTTTCAACAGATCCAAATGCCACAAAAGTTTTTATGGAGTTTGGCAATAATTTGGCTAAGTTTTTAATACCAATCATTATTAAGCATAAAATTGAAACCGTAATTATTGGCGGAAATATTGCTCAGGCATTTGCAGAATTTTCACCAGAATTAACGGCAATGCTAAAAGGAAATAAATTAAACATCACAATAAAAATTTCTGAGCTGAAAGAAAATGCTGCATTAATTGGTGCCGCAAGCTGTTGGGATTTAGCTTATCAGCATTCTACTTGTTAA
- a CDS encoding basic secretory family protein, whose protein sequence is MKKVLLLSLLACLSLAPFTKINAQEIIKKNGYTLSFESNFSALDPQLKKRLIETFFVVYPKLAREYNPKTLKDVKFFIDTAYKGVAATSNGKVTFSSIWMIKHPEDIDVVTHEVMHIVQDYGNSVGPGWLTEGVADYARYKFGVDNAGAKWTLPALKPEHSYKNSYRITARFFAWIEKNVKAGTIKAVDTSLRDHTYTAAIWTTLTDKNLDALWADYIKNPEL, encoded by the coding sequence ATGAAAAAAGTTCTTTTATTAAGCCTTTTGGCTTGCTTAAGTTTAGCTCCATTCACCAAAATAAATGCGCAAGAAATTATAAAAAAGAACGGCTATACGTTATCTTTTGAAAGTAACTTCTCGGCTTTAGATCCTCAATTAAAAAAACGTTTAATTGAAACTTTCTTCGTTGTTTATCCAAAACTGGCTAGAGAATATAATCCGAAGACTTTAAAAGACGTAAAGTTTTTTATAGATACCGCTTACAAAGGAGTTGCGGCAACTTCAAATGGTAAAGTCACTTTTAGCTCAATCTGGATGATTAAACACCCGGAAGATATTGACGTAGTTACACATGAAGTAATGCATATTGTTCAGGATTATGGCAATAGCGTTGGTCCTGGCTGGTTAACAGAAGGTGTTGCAGATTATGCCCGTTATAAATTTGGCGTTGATAATGCTGGCGCTAAATGGACTTTGCCTGCACTGAAACCAGAACATAGTTACAAAAATAGTTATCGAATTACGGCAAGGTTTTTTGCCTGGATAGAAAAGAATGTTAAAGCGGGAACAATAAAAGCCGTCGATACTTCTTTAAGAGATCATACTTATACTGCGGCTATCTGGACAACTTTAACGGATAAAAACTTGGATGCGCTATGGGCTGATTACATAAAAAATCCTGAACTTTAG
- a CDS encoding basic secretory family protein encodes MIRRIFTITMISLVAASVFAQDKKGYQITINDKDSATNAIVDAKLKAAFFKVYPDFAQADGYRTKRKVMLDLVMDQTPKIIAKAGEIKVNSEWVKNKSQQKIEKELKTALAKNWVSYSVDKKKGYTLTFISKDPNLDPAVRKNLIATYFEIYPTLVKTFNDKSTHDVLFVVDTAYKAVAEASGNRILFSAGYMKAHPTDIDVVTHETMHIVQGYGYSAGPVWLTEGIADYVRYKYGVDNVGSKWSLPAYNEKQSYTNSYRITARFFEWLEQNVKPGLIPTLDLQLRAHQYTAQSWVTLTGKSIDELWADYGKKPEVKLKYSDKKS; translated from the coding sequence ATGATTAGAAGAATTTTCACCATCACCATGATTTCCTTAGTAGCTGCAAGTGTTTTTGCTCAAGATAAAAAAGGCTATCAAATTACCATAAACGATAAAGACAGTGCAACCAATGCCATTGTTGATGCGAAACTAAAAGCAGCGTTTTTTAAAGTCTACCCAGATTTTGCACAAGCTGATGGTTATAGAACTAAAAGAAAAGTAATGTTGGATTTAGTAATGGATCAAACGCCTAAAATTATCGCCAAAGCTGGAGAAATAAAGGTGAATAGTGAATGGGTTAAAAATAAATCTCAACAAAAAATTGAGAAAGAACTTAAAACTGCATTGGCTAAAAATTGGGTTTCTTATAGTGTTGATAAGAAAAAAGGTTACACGTTAACTTTCATAAGTAAAGATCCAAATCTTGATCCCGCGGTGCGGAAAAATTTAATCGCTACCTATTTCGAGATTTATCCAACGCTGGTAAAAACTTTCAATGATAAATCAACACATGATGTTCTTTTTGTAGTGGATACCGCGTATAAAGCCGTTGCAGAAGCAAGTGGAAATCGCATTTTGTTTAGCGCTGGTTATATGAAAGCGCACCCAACAGATATAGATGTGGTTACCCACGAAACCATGCACATTGTTCAAGGATATGGTTATTCTGCTGGTCCGGTATGGTTAACAGAAGGTATTGCAGATTATGTTCGCTACAAATATGGCGTAGATAATGTGGGATCAAAATGGAGTTTGCCAGCTTATAATGAAAAGCAAAGTTACACCAACAGTTATCGGATTACTGCTCGTTTTTTCGAATGGTTGGAACAAAATGTAAAGCCAGGGCTAATACCAACTTTGGATTTGCAGTTGAGGGCGCATCAATATACTGCACAATCCTGGGTTACTTTAACAGGAAAAAGCATTGATGAACTTTGGGCTGATTACGGCAAAAAGCCAGAGGTTAAATTGAAATACAGTGATAAAAAATCATAA
- a CDS encoding GH92 family glycosyl hydrolase, which yields MRKLFIALLSCASITSFAQTIGKITDPVDWINPLMGTASKPDLSNGNTYPAIGLPWGMNMWTPQTGKNGDGWAYVYNADKIRGFKQTHQPSPWMNDYGAFSIMPVTGKMKFTDDERASWFSHKAEVSKPYYYSVYLADADVTTEITPTERAAQFRFTFPKTDSSYVVIDAQNKGSYIKIIPAERKIIGYTSKYARGPLPKNFKNYFVIYFNKDFKLAKTWSDKKINDQDLELTADHSGAIIGFQTKKGEQVTAKVASSFISFEQADINLKRELANDGFDATKAKARATWNKTLSKIAVEGGTIDQTRTFYSSLYRTLFFPNKLYELDANNQIVHWSPYNGKVLPGYMFAGTGFWDTFRALYPFLNFVYPSINKEMQQGLINDYKEGGWLPEWSSPGYANIMVGNNSASVVSDAYIKGMRGYDIQTLWEALKHGANNEGPMQAVGRDGVKYYNELGYVPFDVKKNENAAKTLEYSYDDFTIYQLGRALNKPASEIDIYKKRAMNYKNLFDPSSGLMRGKNQDGTFQTPFSPFKWGGAFTEGNSWHYTWSVFQDVDGLAKLMGGHNKFVTKLDSVFSMPPVFDESAYGGVIHEIREMQIANMGQYAHGNQPIQHMIYLYNYGGAPYKTQYWVRETMNRMYKATPDGYCGDEDNGQTSAWYVFSAMGFYPVTPAVDQYVLGAPLFKKVTVTLENGKKVVINAAANSDSNRYVQSFQLNGKPYSKNWISHSGLQNGAVLNFNMTATPNKTRGSNPVDFPYSLSTEK from the coding sequence ATGAGAAAATTATTTATCGCCTTGTTAAGTTGTGCGTCTATAACCAGTTTCGCACAAACAATAGGCAAAATTACCGATCCTGTAGATTGGATTAACCCATTAATGGGAACAGCATCTAAGCCAGATTTATCTAACGGAAATACCTATCCAGCAATTGGTTTACCTTGGGGAATGAACATGTGGACACCCCAAACCGGTAAAAATGGTGATGGATGGGCATATGTTTACAATGCTGATAAAATCCGTGGTTTCAAACAAACACATCAGCCTTCTCCCTGGATGAATGATTACGGCGCATTTTCAATCATGCCCGTTACCGGTAAAATGAAGTTTACTGATGATGAACGAGCAAGTTGGTTCAGTCATAAAGCTGAAGTTTCTAAGCCATATTATTACAGTGTTTATCTGGCTGATGCTGATGTTACTACCGAAATTACGCCTACAGAAAGGGCCGCTCAATTCAGATTTACTTTCCCAAAAACAGACAGTTCTTATGTTGTGATTGATGCGCAGAACAAAGGTTCGTACATTAAAATTATTCCTGCAGAGCGAAAAATTATTGGTTACACATCAAAGTATGCCCGTGGCCCATTGCCGAAAAACTTTAAAAATTACTTTGTAATTTATTTTAATAAAGATTTCAAATTAGCTAAAACTTGGAGCGATAAAAAAATAAACGATCAGGATTTAGAATTAACTGCTGATCATAGCGGTGCTATAATCGGTTTCCAAACCAAAAAAGGCGAGCAAGTTACAGCTAAAGTCGCTTCGTCATTTATTAGTTTTGAACAAGCTGATATCAATTTAAAAAGAGAGTTAGCAAATGATGGTTTTGATGCTACCAAAGCTAAAGCACGTGCAACTTGGAATAAAACGTTAAGCAAAATAGCAGTTGAAGGTGGGACGATTGATCAAACTCGAACTTTTTATTCTTCCTTATACCGTACATTATTTTTTCCAAATAAGTTATATGAATTGGATGCTAATAATCAAATAGTACACTGGAGCCCTTATAATGGCAAGGTATTGCCAGGTTACATGTTTGCAGGAACTGGTTTCTGGGATACTTTTAGAGCACTTTATCCTTTTCTCAACTTTGTTTATCCCTCAATAAATAAAGAAATGCAACAAGGATTAATAAACGATTATAAAGAAGGAGGCTGGTTGCCAGAGTGGAGTAGTCCGGGTTATGCAAATATTATGGTTGGAAACAATTCAGCTTCTGTAGTTTCTGATGCCTATATAAAAGGAATGCGTGGTTACGATATACAAACTTTGTGGGAGGCTTTAAAACATGGCGCTAATAATGAAGGACCGATGCAAGCCGTTGGTCGTGACGGTGTTAAATATTACAACGAGTTAGGTTATGTTCCGTTTGACGTAAAAAAGAACGAAAATGCGGCTAAAACTTTAGAATATTCTTATGATGATTTTACAATTTATCAGTTGGGAAGAGCATTGAATAAGCCTGCGTCTGAAATTGATATTTATAAGAAAAGAGCCATGAATTATAAAAATCTTTTCGATCCTTCATCAGGTTTAATGCGTGGTAAAAATCAGGATGGCACTTTCCAAACACCATTTAGTCCGTTTAAATGGGGTGGAGCGTTTACCGAAGGTAACAGCTGGCACTATACATGGTCGGTTTTTCAAGATGTTGATGGCTTGGCTAAATTAATGGGTGGTCATAATAAATTCGTTACTAAATTGGATTCCGTTTTTTCTATGCCTCCCGTATTTGATGAGAGTGCTTATGGTGGCGTTATTCACGAGATTCGTGAAATGCAAATTGCAAATATGGGTCAGTACGCCCATGGAAACCAACCTATTCAACATATGATTTACTTGTACAATTACGGAGGTGCGCCTTATAAAACTCAATATTGGGTTCGCGAAACCATGAATAGAATGTACAAAGCCACACCAGATGGGTATTGTGGTGATGAAGATAACGGGCAAACATCGGCCTGGTATGTTTTCTCGGCAATGGGTTTTTATCCGGTTACACCAGCTGTAGATCAGTATGTTTTAGGTGCGCCACTGTTTAAAAAAGTTACCGTAACGTTAGAGAACGGCAAGAAGGTGGTTATTAATGCAGCAGCAAACAGCGATAGCAATCGTTATGTACAATCGTTTCAACTAAATGGCAAGCCCTATAGTAAAAATTGGATCAGTCATAGCGGCTTGCAAAATGGAGCAGTTTTGAATTTTAACATGACAGCAACGCCGAATAAAACAAGAGGATCTAATCCAGTTGATTTTCCTTATTCATTATCAACTGAAAAATAA